One segment of Solanum lycopersicum chromosome 1, SLM_r2.1 DNA contains the following:
- the LOC101249121 gene encoding uncharacterized protein isoform X1: MAFHTACPITCRKICFCPHGFSKGKNEFFRDVTRLEEFIKDPWGLKAKQPATIQVKVPKLNVAPPPEAPVGDGGGGSGGDGEEASAIASAQIKRAALQKKAAAASMAAEDFARRFESGDVEGSMKDVGGEEQGLSNVKVMCRLCFSGENEGGESARKFMSCKCCGKKYHRSCLKVWGQHRDLFHWSSWTCPSCRLCEGCQRTGDPNKFMFCKRCDAAYHCYCLQPPHKNISSGPYLCPKHTKCHSCCSNVPGNGLSKRWFLGYTCCDACGRLFEKGNYCPVCLKVYRDSESTPMVCCDMCQRWVHCQCDGISDEKYLQFQVDGNLPYACPTCRGNSYQGRNLEDAVQELWRRRDVADRDLIASLRAGAGLPVEDEIFSISSFSDDEDGTPVVKNEHSRSLKFSLKGLVGKSPKKSKEYGKKSSYKKYGKKKGLTGHKEGHPDAPSGGYSVGDVQNEELQAYGELESFSSPVGSFTKGICSINQAGVIKHKFIDEVTGDMGKRTVQMKGIKPQHLDEDDVGIQTSMPKTSKGPKFVIHLGSQNKNIADSPKYDASSCQKEQELATSNGSEDLVQLSENENSERNDTADKLGGGKGHKVNHMDQIKGQNHRGKESNLLKIKKVSSKGTNFPAKVGGKFAVGSGPYPPLKTFGILGKGSNDGSIIIRAGIEAPATRDNKLASVKHAEAGPASCDDLNDLKNSTPSVSNSARKDPKPLLKLKYKNPCHESQNAWASPGEEDKSVVKGQRSKRKRASAFGEKSSTRADDNLSQQYEDNTMDEFLDANWILQKLGKDAKGKRVEIHHSSDNTWHIGTVAEVFEGSPVVSVAFDDGKKMNVELGKQGIRFVPQKQKR; encoded by the exons ATGGCCTTTCACACAGCTTGCCCAATCACCTG CCGAAAGATCTGCTTCTGCCCACATGGTTTTTCAAAGGGTAAAAATGAGTTCTTCAGAGATGTGACTAGACTTGAGGAGTTTATAAAGGACCCATGGGGTCTTAAGGCCAAACAACCTGCCACAATTCAGGTTAAGGTGCCCAAGCTTAATGTTGCTCCGCCCCCAGAGGCGCCTGTTGGTGATGGGGGTGGTGGAAGCGGCGGGGATGGTGAGGAGGCATCTGCTATTGCTTCAGCTCAGATTAAGCGTGCTGCTTTGCAGAAGAAAGCTGCTGCTGCATCTATGGCGGCTGAGGATTTTGCTAGACGGTTTGAGTCTGGAGATGTGGAG GGCTCCATGAAAGATGTTGGTGGAGAAGAACAGGGTCTATCGAATGTCAAAGTGATGTGTAGGCTATGCTTTTCCGGTGAAAATGAAGGAGGTGAAAGTGCAAGGAAATTTATGTCATGCAAATGTTGCGGTAAGAAGTATCACCGAAGCTGCTTGAAAGTGTGGGGTCAACATAGAG ATCTCTTCCATTGGAGCTCATGGACATGTCCCTCATGCCGGCTTTGTGAG GGCTGTCAAAGAACTGGAGACCCAAACAAGTTCATGTTTTGCAAAAGGTGTGATGCAGCTTATCACTGTTACTGTCTGCAGCCTCCACACAAG AACATTAGCAGTGGGCCTTATTTATGCCCTAAACACACAAAGTGCCACAGCTGTTGTTCTAATGTTCCAGGAAACGGACTGAGCAAGAG GTGGTTTTTAGGATACACTTGTTGTGATGCCTGTGGAAGATTATTTGAGAAGGGAAACTACTGTCCTGTTTGTTTGAAG GTCTATAGAGATTCTGAATCAACACCTATGGTCTGCTGTGACATGTGCCAGCGCTGGGTGCACTGCCAATGTGATGGCATCAG tgatgaaaaatatttgcaGTTTCAAGTGGATGGAAATTTGCCGTATGCATGTCCAACATGCCGTGGAAATAGTTATCAG GGGAGAAATCTTGAGGATGCTGTTCAGGAGCTTTGGAGGAGGAGAGATGTAGCTGATAGGGATTTAATTGCAAGTTTGAGGGCAGGAGCTGGGTTGCCAGTTGAAgatgaaatattttctatttcatcCTTCTCAGATGATGAAGATGGTACTCCTGTAGTAAAAAATGAACACAGTCGATCTTTGAAGTTTTCTCTTAAAGGTTTAGTTGGCAAATCTCCCAAAAAGAGCAAGGAGTATGGAAAGAAATCTTCTTACAAGAAATATGGTAAAAAGAAGGGATTAACTGGACACAAGGAAGGACATCCGGATGCTCCATCTGGTGGATATAGTGTTGGTGATGTCCAGAATGAAGAACTGCAGGCTTATGGGGAACTTGAAAGCTTTTCTTCTCCTGTTGGTAGTTTTACAAAAGGTATATGTTCAATTAATCAGGCAGGGGTCATAAAGCACAAATTCATTGATGAGGTTACTGGAGACATGGGTAAGAGGACAGTCCAAATGAAAGGTATCAAGCCTCAGCATTTGGATGAGGATGATGTTGGAATTCAAACAAGCATGCCAAAGACCTCTAAGGGGCCAAAGTTTGTTATACATTTGGGCTCGCAGAATAAAAACATAGCAGATTCTCCGAAGTACGATGCTTCAAGCTGTCAGAAAGAGCAAGAATTGGCTACTTCAAATG GTAGTGAGGATCTAGTTCAGCTGAGTGAGAATGAGAACTCGGAAAGGAATGACACTGCAGATAAACTCGGTGGTGGAAAAG GACATAAGGTGAATCATATGGACCAAATAAAGGGTCAAAATCATAGGGGTAAAGAAAGCAACTTATTGAAGATCAAGAAAGTTAGCTCCAAAGGTACTAATTTCCCTGCCAAAGTTGGTGGAAAATTTGCCGTTGGATCTGGACCTTATCCTCCGCTCAAGACTTTTGGTATCTTAGGTAAAGGAAGCAATGACGGTAGTATTATTATAAGGGCTGGAATTGAAGCTCCTGCTACAAGGGACAATAAGTTGGCTTCTGTAAAACATGCCGAAGCTGGGCCCGCTTCTTGTGATGACCTAAATGACTTGAAAAATAGCACACCTTCAGTATCAAATTCAGCGAGAAAGGATCCAAAACCTCTCCTAAAGCTCAAGTACAAGAATCCTTGCCATGAAAGTCAAAATGCATGGGCTTCTCCAGGAGAGGAGGATAAAAGCGTGGTTAAGGGCCAGAGGTCTAAAAGAAAGAGAGCATCAGCCTTTGGAGAAAAATCATCAACCAGGGCTGATGATAATTTATCACAGCAGTATGAAGACAATACAATGGATGAGTTTTTGGATGCTAACTGGATACTGCAGAAGTTGGGAAAAGATGCAAAAGGAAAGAGAGTGGAAATTCATCATTCGTCTGATAATACCTG GCATATAGGAACAGTTGCAGAAGTTTTTGAAGGCTCACCTGTTGTGTCTGTTGCTTTTGATGATGGGAAGAAGATGAACGTGGAACTTGGAAAGCAAGGAATACGTTTTGTACCTCAAAAGCAAAAACGTTGA
- the LOC101249121 gene encoding uncharacterized protein isoform X2: MAAEDFARRFESGDVEGSMKDVGGEEQGLSNVKVMCRLCFSGENEGGESARKFMSCKCCGKKYHRSCLKVWGQHRDLFHWSSWTCPSCRLCEGCQRTGDPNKFMFCKRCDAAYHCYCLQPPHKNISSGPYLCPKHTKCHSCCSNVPGNGLSKRWFLGYTCCDACGRLFEKGNYCPVCLKVYRDSESTPMVCCDMCQRWVHCQCDGISDEKYLQFQVDGNLPYACPTCRGNSYQGRNLEDAVQELWRRRDVADRDLIASLRAGAGLPVEDEIFSISSFSDDEDGTPVVKNEHSRSLKFSLKGLVGKSPKKSKEYGKKSSYKKYGKKKGLTGHKEGHPDAPSGGYSVGDVQNEELQAYGELESFSSPVGSFTKGICSINQAGVIKHKFIDEVTGDMGKRTVQMKGIKPQHLDEDDVGIQTSMPKTSKGPKFVIHLGSQNKNIADSPKYDASSCQKEQELATSNGSEDLVQLSENENSERNDTADKLGGGKGHKVNHMDQIKGQNHRGKESNLLKIKKVSSKGTNFPAKVGGKFAVGSGPYPPLKTFGILGKGSNDGSIIIRAGIEAPATRDNKLASVKHAEAGPASCDDLNDLKNSTPSVSNSARKDPKPLLKLKYKNPCHESQNAWASPGEEDKSVVKGQRSKRKRASAFGEKSSTRADDNLSQQYEDNTMDEFLDANWILQKLGKDAKGKRVEIHHSSDNTWHIGTVAEVFEGSPVVSVAFDDGKKMNVELGKQGIRFVPQKQKR; encoded by the exons ATGGCGGCTGAGGATTTTGCTAGACGGTTTGAGTCTGGAGATGTGGAG GGCTCCATGAAAGATGTTGGTGGAGAAGAACAGGGTCTATCGAATGTCAAAGTGATGTGTAGGCTATGCTTTTCCGGTGAAAATGAAGGAGGTGAAAGTGCAAGGAAATTTATGTCATGCAAATGTTGCGGTAAGAAGTATCACCGAAGCTGCTTGAAAGTGTGGGGTCAACATAGAG ATCTCTTCCATTGGAGCTCATGGACATGTCCCTCATGCCGGCTTTGTGAG GGCTGTCAAAGAACTGGAGACCCAAACAAGTTCATGTTTTGCAAAAGGTGTGATGCAGCTTATCACTGTTACTGTCTGCAGCCTCCACACAAG AACATTAGCAGTGGGCCTTATTTATGCCCTAAACACACAAAGTGCCACAGCTGTTGTTCTAATGTTCCAGGAAACGGACTGAGCAAGAG GTGGTTTTTAGGATACACTTGTTGTGATGCCTGTGGAAGATTATTTGAGAAGGGAAACTACTGTCCTGTTTGTTTGAAG GTCTATAGAGATTCTGAATCAACACCTATGGTCTGCTGTGACATGTGCCAGCGCTGGGTGCACTGCCAATGTGATGGCATCAG tgatgaaaaatatttgcaGTTTCAAGTGGATGGAAATTTGCCGTATGCATGTCCAACATGCCGTGGAAATAGTTATCAG GGGAGAAATCTTGAGGATGCTGTTCAGGAGCTTTGGAGGAGGAGAGATGTAGCTGATAGGGATTTAATTGCAAGTTTGAGGGCAGGAGCTGGGTTGCCAGTTGAAgatgaaatattttctatttcatcCTTCTCAGATGATGAAGATGGTACTCCTGTAGTAAAAAATGAACACAGTCGATCTTTGAAGTTTTCTCTTAAAGGTTTAGTTGGCAAATCTCCCAAAAAGAGCAAGGAGTATGGAAAGAAATCTTCTTACAAGAAATATGGTAAAAAGAAGGGATTAACTGGACACAAGGAAGGACATCCGGATGCTCCATCTGGTGGATATAGTGTTGGTGATGTCCAGAATGAAGAACTGCAGGCTTATGGGGAACTTGAAAGCTTTTCTTCTCCTGTTGGTAGTTTTACAAAAGGTATATGTTCAATTAATCAGGCAGGGGTCATAAAGCACAAATTCATTGATGAGGTTACTGGAGACATGGGTAAGAGGACAGTCCAAATGAAAGGTATCAAGCCTCAGCATTTGGATGAGGATGATGTTGGAATTCAAACAAGCATGCCAAAGACCTCTAAGGGGCCAAAGTTTGTTATACATTTGGGCTCGCAGAATAAAAACATAGCAGATTCTCCGAAGTACGATGCTTCAAGCTGTCAGAAAGAGCAAGAATTGGCTACTTCAAATG GTAGTGAGGATCTAGTTCAGCTGAGTGAGAATGAGAACTCGGAAAGGAATGACACTGCAGATAAACTCGGTGGTGGAAAAG GACATAAGGTGAATCATATGGACCAAATAAAGGGTCAAAATCATAGGGGTAAAGAAAGCAACTTATTGAAGATCAAGAAAGTTAGCTCCAAAGGTACTAATTTCCCTGCCAAAGTTGGTGGAAAATTTGCCGTTGGATCTGGACCTTATCCTCCGCTCAAGACTTTTGGTATCTTAGGTAAAGGAAGCAATGACGGTAGTATTATTATAAGGGCTGGAATTGAAGCTCCTGCTACAAGGGACAATAAGTTGGCTTCTGTAAAACATGCCGAAGCTGGGCCCGCTTCTTGTGATGACCTAAATGACTTGAAAAATAGCACACCTTCAGTATCAAATTCAGCGAGAAAGGATCCAAAACCTCTCCTAAAGCTCAAGTACAAGAATCCTTGCCATGAAAGTCAAAATGCATGGGCTTCTCCAGGAGAGGAGGATAAAAGCGTGGTTAAGGGCCAGAGGTCTAAAAGAAAGAGAGCATCAGCCTTTGGAGAAAAATCATCAACCAGGGCTGATGATAATTTATCACAGCAGTATGAAGACAATACAATGGATGAGTTTTTGGATGCTAACTGGATACTGCAGAAGTTGGGAAAAGATGCAAAAGGAAAGAGAGTGGAAATTCATCATTCGTCTGATAATACCTG GCATATAGGAACAGTTGCAGAAGTTTTTGAAGGCTCACCTGTTGTGTCTGTTGCTTTTGATGATGGGAAGAAGATGAACGTGGAACTTGGAAAGCAAGGAATACGTTTTGTACCTCAAAAGCAAAAACGTTGA